The following proteins come from a genomic window of Lolium rigidum isolate FL_2022 chromosome 5, APGP_CSIRO_Lrig_0.1, whole genome shotgun sequence:
- the LOC124655179 gene encoding NF-kappa-B-activating protein-like, which produces MSRTGSRLASAVVRLPGRSRVSASPSPRRRSLSPSPSPRRHRRRDRSPVPSRDRRGDRSPVPYRDRRRDRSPSPYRERRRDRSPSPFRDRRRQWSPYHNDRGRDTDRDRAEPPARRGGGEWSASDDDDEDLKGLTYFEYRCAKRQKLRKNMKRCIWKITPSPPRRDGEADEYHYSDDEEKEKEKKESPKKDSSDKSEGEEKKDSSESESGESDSLSESSESDYSRKKKKGRKSRHRSSKHSRRAHRSRRRSSDIGSGSDGEDSEGSDDSEDSRDRRRKRSRKHKKSKRRGRSSRRKKSKSLDIPSDGSSEEVEVSGSSPVSMDSKKSDKSSRKKKSKSLDIPSDSEDSIPMDAVANADDKEVENTDEPEIDPEAIKFKEMLEAQKKAVLENEMPVGPMPLPRADGHISYGGALRPGEGDAIAQYVQQGKRIPRRGEVGLSADEIQKFEDLGYVMSGSRHQRMNAIRIRKENQVYSAEDKRALAMFNYEEKSKREHKVMADLQRLVSRTIGEETGPSHDPFAATDD; this is translated from the coding sequence ATGTCCCGCACGGGGAGCCGCCTCGCCTCCGCCGTCGTGCGCCTCCCCGGCCGCTCCAGGGTCTCCGCCTCgccctcccctcgccgccgctcCCTCTCCCCGtcgccctccccgcgccgccaccgccgccgcgaccGGTCCCCCGTCCCCTCCCGCGACCGCCGGGGCGACCGATCCCCCGTCCCCTATCGCGACCGCCGCCGCGACAGGTCCCCTAGCCCCTACCGCGAGCGACGGCGCGACCGGTCCCCCAGCCCCttccgtgaccgccgccgccagtGGTCGCCCTACCACAATGACCGCGGCCGGGACACGGACCGGGACCGGGCTGAACCCCCCGCGCGCCGTGGCGGCGGCGAGTGGTccgcctccgacgacgacgacgaggacctcAAGGGGCTCACCTACTTCGAGTACCGCTGCGCCAAGCGCCAGAAGCTCCGCAAGAACATGAAGCGCTGCATCTGGAAGATCACGCCCAGCCCCCCTCGGCGCGACGGCGAGGCTGACGAGTACCActacagcgacgacgaggagaaggagaaggagaagaaggaatCGCCCAAGAAGGACTCGTCTGATAAGAGCGAGGGCGAGGAGAAGAAGGATTCGTCCGAATCTGAGTCTGGTGAGTCCGATAGCCTGTCCGAATCCAGCGAATCAGATTAttctaggaagaagaagaaagggcgtaAGAGTAGACACCGCAGCAGCAAGCATAGCCGGCGTGCCCATCGTAGCCGCCGCCGCTCATCTGATATAGGGAGTGGAAGTGACGGCGAGGATTCAGAGGGTTCTGATGATTCGGAGGACTCGAGGGATAGGAGGAGGAAGCGATCACGGAAGCACAAGAAGTCTAAGAGGAGGGGGCGGAGCTCCAGGAGGAAGAAGAGTAAGAGTCTGGATATACCCTCTGATGGAAGCTCTGAGGAGGTGGAGGTTTCAGGCTCTAGCCCTGTCTCGATGGACAGTAAGAAGTCGGACAAgagctcaaggaagaagaagagtaaGAGTCTGGATATACCATCTGATTCCGAAGATTCGATCCCTATGGATGCTGTTGCCAACGCTGATGATAAGGAAGTTGAGAACACGGATGAGCCAGAGATTGACCCAGAGGCAATTAAGTTCAAGGAAATGCTCGAGGCCCAGAAGAAGGCTGTGCTGGAGAATGAGATGCCAGTTGGACCGATGCCACTCCCGCGTGCAGATGGTCATATTAGCTATGGTGGCGCACTGAGACCTGGTGAAGGTGATGCTATTGCACAGTATGTACAGCAGGGGAAGCGTATCCCACGGCGTGGTGAGGTTGGTCTGTCTGCAGATGAGATTCAGAAGTTTGAAGATTTGGGGTATGTGATGAGTGGGAGTAGGCACCAGAGGATGAATGCTATCCGTATAAGGAAGGAAAACCAGGTTTATAGTGCAGAGGATAAGAGGGCGCTGGCCATGTTTAACTATGAGGAGAAGTCCAAGAGAGAGCACAAAGTCATGGCTGATTTGCAGCGCTTGGTTTCAAGAACCATTGGCGAGGAGACAGGACCATCACATGATCCATTTGCTGCTACAGATGACTGA